In Kitasatospora viridis, a single window of DNA contains:
- a CDS encoding DHA2 family efflux MFS transporter permease subunit yields MASHSASAARSSPRARPGGSSPWLTLLAVSVGSFMTILDSTVVNVAVHALQLRYGAPTSEVQWVVSGYALALGIATPLAGELGERFGTKRVFLSSLLAFAVASLLCGLAPGLGLLVAARVVQGLAGGFALPLGSARLFTAFPAERRGLAFGIFGLVLVFAPMIGPLVGGAFVDAGLSSWIFFVNVPIGLVGVLLGSRVLAPDEPRDPNRPPPDWLSLAAVCPGFGGLLLGATQLGAGQRSTAVLSFAVGAAALALLVIRQQTGRQGPFDFGLYRLRSYGVGSAINVLGQVPFFGTQFLLPLAIQVVHRSSALDAGLALLPLAVSAGTTGLLGGRIRDTWGPRLPLTAGFLLLAVGIALVRARAADSDPAALVLPLVVTGAGAGVIPPLTQVTAISAVPPAAVTRGTALFQATQRTCQALSVAVLSAIAMSGVTVPADNPGYSAQFAAGLSDAYGLALLFALCCAGLALLLPGGRLPARVDRAPTPAVD; encoded by the coding sequence ATGGCCTCGCACTCCGCCTCCGCCGCCCGGAGCAGCCCGCGCGCCCGCCCCGGTGGCAGCTCGCCGTGGCTGACCCTGCTCGCGGTCTCGGTCGGCTCCTTCATGACCATCCTGGACAGCACGGTGGTCAACGTCGCGGTGCACGCCCTGCAACTGCGCTACGGCGCGCCCACGTCCGAGGTGCAGTGGGTGGTCAGCGGGTACGCGCTGGCGCTCGGCATCGCCACCCCGCTGGCCGGGGAGCTGGGCGAGCGGTTCGGCACCAAGCGGGTCTTCCTGAGCTCCCTGCTGGCCTTCGCCGTCGCCTCGCTGCTCTGCGGCCTGGCGCCCGGCCTCGGGCTGCTGGTCGCCGCCCGGGTGGTGCAGGGGCTGGCCGGTGGGTTCGCGCTGCCGCTCGGCTCGGCCCGGCTGTTCACCGCCTTCCCGGCCGAGCGGCGCGGCCTCGCCTTCGGCATCTTCGGCCTGGTGCTGGTCTTCGCGCCGATGATCGGCCCGCTGGTCGGCGGGGCCTTCGTGGACGCCGGGTTGAGCAGCTGGATCTTCTTCGTCAACGTGCCGATCGGCCTGGTCGGCGTGCTGCTCGGCAGCCGGGTGCTGGCCCCCGACGAGCCGCGCGACCCCAACCGGCCGCCGCCGGACTGGCTCAGCCTGGCCGCCGTCTGCCCCGGCTTCGGCGGGTTGCTGCTCGGCGCCACCCAGTTGGGCGCCGGACAGCGCTCCACCGCCGTGCTGTCCTTCGCCGTGGGCGCCGCCGCGCTGGCCCTGCTGGTGATCCGCCAGCAGACCGGCCGTCAGGGCCCGTTCGACTTCGGCCTCTACCGGCTGCGCAGCTACGGCGTCGGCAGCGCGATCAACGTGCTGGGGCAGGTCCCGTTCTTCGGCACCCAGTTCCTGCTGCCGCTGGCCATCCAGGTGGTGCACCGGTCCAGCGCGCTGGACGCCGGGCTCGCGCTGCTGCCACTGGCCGTCTCGGCCGGCACCACCGGGCTGCTCGGCGGGCGGATCCGGGACACCTGGGGGCCGCGACTGCCGCTCACCGCCGGGTTCCTGCTGCTGGCGGTGGGGATCGCGCTGGTCCGGGCCAGGGCCGCCGACTCCGATCCGGCCGCGCTGGTCCTGCCCCTGGTGGTCACCGGCGCCGGGGCCGGGGTGATCCCGCCGCTCACCCAGGTCACCGCGATCAGCGCGGTGCCGCCGGCCGCGGTCACCCGGGGCACCGCCCTCTTCCAGGCCACCCAGCGCACCTGCCAGGCGCTCAGCGTCGCCGTGCTCAGCGCGATCGCCATGAGCGGGGTCACGGTGCCGGCCGACAACCCGGGCTACTCCGCCCAGTTCGCCGCCGGCCTCTCCGACGCCTACGGCCTGGCACTGCTGTTCGCACTCTGCTGCGCCGGCCTGGCCCTGCTGCTGCCGGGCGGGCGACTCCCCGCCCGGGTGGACCGAGCGCCGACACCGGCGGTGGACTGA
- a CDS encoding amidohydrolase family protein, with product MPAQATPAEAAPAGSARAEVAAAAAAGPLALIGARLISGTGAAPVPDTDVLVAQGRILRIGPTGSIGIPADARRIPCAGLTVLPGFIDSHTHVEQEIPAALAAFLRDGVTSIGNTGCGPQLIEVLHLAGRDPAAAHAFVAGPAITAPGGYPAIRGDGSAARGVASEAEAAAAVDELVGRGSDFIKMTQESFDFDYRTPGHLPVLAPALIAAVARRAREHGLPVRSHVHHVDQLDVALAAGVSSVEHLLFPLPPDTGYVELHRSGRLGLDALPEFDRRIDRMVAAGIRLVPTLGGELVNIRLSLPELPEAAVRGIEELLVTVLAKYVAAGGRVALGSDWVGLPGIPAGLPREELGHLLAAGLTPLQVIEAGTQGAAAVCGQAGQRGVLAPGLAADLILVEGDPSTDLGALDALRLVVKDGRAVTVDHFARGAAEPAPLSS from the coding sequence ATGCCTGCCCAGGCCACGCCTGCCGAGGCCGCGCCCGCCGGGTCCGCGCGTGCCGAGGTCGCGGCCGCCGCGGCGGCCGGTCCGCTCGCCCTCATCGGCGCCCGCCTGATCAGCGGGACCGGCGCCGCTCCGGTCCCCGACACCGACGTGCTGGTCGCCCAGGGCCGGATCCTGCGGATCGGCCCGACCGGCAGCATCGGGATCCCGGCCGACGCCCGGCGGATCCCGTGCGCCGGCCTGACCGTCCTGCCGGGGTTCATCGACTCGCACACCCACGTCGAGCAGGAGATCCCCGCCGCGCTGGCCGCCTTCCTGCGGGACGGGGTGACCAGCATCGGCAACACCGGCTGCGGGCCCCAGCTGATCGAGGTGCTGCACCTGGCCGGGCGCGACCCTGCCGCCGCGCACGCCTTCGTCGCCGGGCCGGCCATCACCGCGCCGGGCGGGTACCCGGCGATCCGGGGCGACGGCTCGGCGGCCCGCGGGGTGGCCAGCGAGGCCGAGGCGGCCGCCGCCGTGGACGAACTGGTCGGCCGGGGCAGCGACTTCATCAAGATGACCCAGGAGTCCTTCGACTTCGACTACCGGACGCCGGGTCACCTCCCGGTGCTCGCACCGGCGCTGATCGCCGCCGTGGCCCGCCGGGCCCGCGAGCACGGGCTGCCGGTCCGCTCGCACGTGCACCACGTCGACCAGCTGGACGTCGCGCTGGCGGCCGGTGTCAGCAGTGTCGAGCACCTGCTCTTCCCGCTGCCGCCCGACACCGGCTACGTCGAACTGCACCGGTCCGGCCGGCTCGGCCTGGACGCGCTGCCGGAGTTCGACCGCCGGATCGACCGGATGGTCGCGGCCGGCATCCGCCTGGTGCCCACCCTGGGCGGCGAGCTGGTCAACATCCGGCTCAGCCTGCCCGAACTGCCCGAGGCGGCGGTGCGCGGGATCGAGGAGTTGCTGGTCACCGTGCTGGCCAAGTACGTCGCCGCGGGCGGCCGGGTCGCGCTGGGCAGCGACTGGGTCGGCCTGCCCGGCATCCCCGCCGGCCTGCCGCGCGAGGAGCTCGGTCACCTGCTGGCCGCGGGTCTGACGCCGCTCCAGGTGATCGAGGCCGGCACCCAGGGCGCGGCCGCCGTCTGCGGCCAGGCCGGGCAGCGCGGAGTGCTGGCGCCCGGGCTGGCGGCCGACCTGATCCTGGTCGAGGGCGACCCGAGCACCGACCTCGGCGCGCTCGACGCGCTGCGCCTGGTGGTCAAGGACGGCCGGGCGGTGACCGTGGACCACTTCGCGCGGGGCGCCGCCGAGCCCGCCCCGCTGTCGAGTTGA
- a CDS encoding serpin family protein, whose amino-acid sequence MRIRRTGLAAGAALLAAALGLTLALGGGEQRQPGILLTAAAAPEPAPSAAELTATSQATEAFGVDLYRALAQQQNVALSPAGLAAVLGMLLPSAHGTTQQELATALRTRLPADRYAMALGALRAQPGDKRVVLKQSDTLWAQHGYPVRQDYLALLAAAFRTGVRTTDFAKDPDGSRNAVNQLVEQQTGGLVKNLFAPGQLDSGTLLALTDALYLKADWETPFKAADSTDQAFHRLDGSTPEVRMMHQNDDLRYAAGTGPGAPWQAVELPYVGGDLAMDLVVPDQGDFDAFRGALTGPVLDQVLGALTQTRIELAVPKFSLQSDEDLNGALAGLGVRTAFSTAADLTGLVPAGTSPKPVLTSVVQKAVVQVDETGTTAAAGSGAAVGATAVAPPRVSARLTVDRPFVFLIRDLRSGQLLFLGQVTDPQG is encoded by the coding sequence ATGCGGATCCGACGGACCGGCCTGGCGGCGGGGGCGGCACTGCTGGCGGCGGCGCTGGGGTTGACCCTGGCGCTCGGTGGCGGCGAGCAGCGCCAGCCGGGCATCCTGCTGACCGCAGCGGCGGCGCCCGAACCGGCGCCCAGCGCCGCCGAACTGACGGCCACCTCGCAGGCCACCGAGGCGTTCGGGGTCGACCTGTACCGCGCGCTGGCGCAACAGCAGAACGTGGCGCTCTCGCCGGCCGGCCTGGCCGCGGTACTGGGCATGCTGCTGCCCAGCGCACACGGCACCACCCAGCAGGAGCTGGCCACCGCGCTGCGCACCCGGCTGCCCGCCGACCGCTACGCGATGGCGCTGGGCGCGCTGCGCGCCCAGCCCGGCGACAAGCGGGTGGTGCTCAAGCAGTCGGACACCCTCTGGGCGCAGCACGGCTACCCGGTGCGCCAGGACTACTTGGCGCTGCTCGCGGCCGCCTTCCGCACCGGCGTGCGCACCACCGACTTCGCCAAGGACCCGGACGGCTCCCGGAACGCGGTGAACCAGCTGGTCGAGCAGCAGACCGGCGGCCTGGTCAAGAACCTCTTCGCGCCCGGGCAGTTGGACTCCGGCACGCTGCTGGCACTCACCGACGCGCTCTACCTGAAGGCGGACTGGGAGACCCCGTTCAAGGCGGCGGACAGCACCGACCAGGCCTTCCACCGGCTGGACGGCAGCACGCCCGAGGTGCGGATGATGCACCAGAACGACGACCTGCGGTACGCGGCGGGCACCGGCCCCGGCGCGCCCTGGCAGGCGGTGGAACTGCCCTACGTGGGAGGCGACCTGGCGATGGACCTGGTGGTCCCGGACCAGGGCGACTTCGACGCCTTCCGCGGCGCGCTGACCGGGCCGGTCCTGGACCAGGTGCTCGGCGCCCTCACCCAGACCCGGATCGAGCTGGCGGTGCCGAAGTTCAGCCTGCAGAGCGACGAGGACCTGAACGGCGCGCTGGCCGGCCTGGGCGTGCGGACCGCCTTCAGCACCGCCGCCGACCTGACCGGGCTGGTCCCGGCCGGGACGTCGCCGAAGCCGGTGCTGACCTCGGTGGTGCAGAAGGCGGTGGTGCAGGTCGACGAGACCGGCACCACGGCGGCGGCGGGGAGCGGGGCGGCCGTCGGGGCGACGGCGGTCGCACCGCCGCGGGTCTCGGCCCGGCTGACGGTGGACCGGCCGTTCGTCTTCCTGATCCGCGACCTGCGGTCGGGGCAGCTGCTGTTCCTGGGGCAGGTGACGGACCCCCAGGGGTGA
- the fusA gene encoding elongation factor G codes for MRTTPPTSTSLPAVRNLGILAHVDAGKTTVTERILFTTGTTHKRGEVHDGTTVTDFDPQERDRGITIFAAAVSCDWDGHRINLIDTPGHVDFADEVERSLRVLDGAVAVFDAVAGVEPQSESVWRQADRHGVPRIAFVNKLDRAGAELDRAVDSIRERLHPVPLVVQLPIGVEDGFTGVVDLVAMRALVWPGGDAGMLELDVPDELLTQARDRRRQLAEAVAELHPGALEEYCESGTRGAATLRAALRELTRTGAGVVVLCGSAYRNRGIEPLLDAVTAYLPAPSDLPPVRGTLDGAEQQRPADPAAPFAALVFKVNSTATGRLTYLRVYSGTLRKGENVLDASAGRGERIGRILRVQADRHAEVEQAAAGDIVAVIGVKAARAGATLTAPTAPLVLEAPRSADPVVSVAVEPRRGTDTDRLAGALARLVEEDPSLVVRTDPETGQTVLSGMGELHLEVAVEKVRQALGLELAVGRPQVAYRETVLRGVTGLVHRHVKQDGGAGQFAHLVLDVLATEEMEGFEFASTVVGGRVPQEYVRAVEAGCRDALLDGGPLAGHQVTGLRVVLTDGATHPKDSSEPAFRTAGRLGLREALRRCAMALLEPVVEVTVTVPEEALGGVLGDLAARRGQIVGQSNLGQGNLGQGSLGQGSPVRAGTAVVTATVPLAELFGYASRLRGRTQGRGTFTSRPAGYARV; via the coding sequence GTGCGTACCACCCCTCCCACCAGCACCAGTCTCCCCGCCGTCCGCAACCTGGGCATCCTGGCCCACGTCGACGCCGGCAAGACCACCGTCACCGAACGGATCCTCTTCACCACCGGCACCACCCACAAGCGCGGCGAGGTCCACGACGGCACCACCGTCACCGACTTCGACCCGCAGGAGCGCGACCGCGGCATCACCATCTTCGCCGCGGCGGTCAGTTGCGACTGGGACGGCCACCGGATCAACCTGATCGACACCCCCGGCCACGTCGACTTCGCCGACGAGGTGGAGCGCTCGCTGCGGGTGCTCGACGGCGCGGTGGCGGTCTTCGACGCGGTCGCCGGCGTGGAGCCGCAGAGCGAGTCGGTCTGGCGCCAGGCCGATCGGCACGGCGTGCCCCGGATCGCCTTCGTCAACAAGCTGGACCGGGCCGGCGCCGAGCTGGACCGCGCCGTCGACTCGATCCGCGAGCGGCTCCACCCGGTGCCGCTGGTGGTGCAGTTGCCGATCGGCGTCGAGGACGGCTTCACCGGCGTGGTCGACCTGGTCGCGATGCGCGCCCTGGTCTGGCCCGGCGGCGACGCCGGGATGCTCGAACTCGACGTCCCCGACGAGCTCCTGACGCAGGCTCGGGACCGGCGGCGGCAACTCGCCGAGGCGGTGGCCGAACTGCACCCGGGCGCGCTGGAGGAGTACTGCGAGAGCGGCACGCGCGGCGCGGCCACCCTGCGCGCGGCGCTGCGCGAACTCACCCGCACCGGCGCGGGAGTGGTGGTGCTCTGCGGCTCGGCGTACCGCAACCGCGGCATCGAGCCGCTGCTCGACGCGGTGACCGCCTACCTGCCCGCGCCGTCCGACCTGCCGCCGGTGCGCGGCACGCTGGACGGTGCCGAGCAGCAGCGCCCGGCCGACCCGGCGGCGCCGTTCGCGGCGCTGGTCTTCAAGGTCAACTCGACCGCCACCGGCCGGCTGACCTACCTGCGGGTCTACTCGGGCACGCTGCGCAAGGGGGAGAACGTGCTGGACGCGAGCGCCGGACGGGGCGAGCGGATCGGCCGGATCCTGCGGGTGCAGGCCGACCGGCACGCCGAGGTGGAGCAGGCGGCGGCCGGCGACATCGTCGCGGTGATCGGCGTCAAGGCGGCCCGGGCCGGCGCGACCCTGACCGCGCCGACGGCGCCGCTGGTGCTGGAGGCGCCGCGCAGCGCCGACCCGGTGGTCTCGGTGGCCGTCGAGCCCAGGCGCGGCACCGACACCGACCGGCTGGCGGGTGCGCTGGCCCGACTGGTCGAGGAGGATCCGTCACTGGTCGTGCGCACCGACCCGGAGACCGGGCAGACCGTGCTCTCCGGAATGGGCGAACTGCACCTGGAGGTCGCGGTGGAGAAGGTCCGTCAGGCGCTCGGCCTGGAACTCGCGGTCGGCCGCCCGCAGGTGGCCTACCGGGAGACCGTGCTGCGCGGGGTCACCGGCCTGGTGCACCGGCACGTCAAACAGGACGGCGGCGCGGGCCAGTTCGCCCACCTGGTGCTGGACGTGCTGGCGACCGAGGAGATGGAGGGCTTCGAGTTCGCCTCCACCGTGGTGGGCGGCCGGGTGCCGCAGGAGTACGTCCGGGCGGTCGAGGCCGGCTGCCGGGACGCGCTGCTGGACGGCGGCCCGCTCGCCGGCCACCAGGTGACCGGCCTGCGGGTGGTGCTCACCGACGGGGCGACCCACCCGAAGGACTCCTCCGAGCCGGCCTTCCGCACGGCCGGCCGGCTGGGCCTGCGGGAGGCGCTGCGGCGCTGCGCCATGGCACTGCTGGAACCGGTGGTCGAGGTCACCGTCACGGTTCCGGAGGAGGCGCTCGGCGGCGTGCTCGGCGACCTGGCGGCGCGACGCGGCCAGATCGTCGGGCAGAGCAACCTCGGGCAGGGCAACCTCGGGCAGGGCAGCCTCGGGCAGGGCAGCCCCGTCCGGGCCGGTACTGCGGTGGTGACGGCGACGGTGCCGCTGGCCGAACTGTTCGGCTACGCCTCGCGGTTGCGCGGCCGCACCCAAGGCCGCGGCACCTTCACCAGCCGTCCGGCCGGCTACGCGCGGGTGTGA
- a CDS encoding DUF6879 family protein encodes MPDLLAGETGERMELDVYYAEFGELFWRISDLGFWKLERGQTFREPGYDSWEAFAAGDWARSMRILEAGRADMAAYHRRAAERGFTANRVRVVEEPISPYLQWELHALRIRDQSGGPVRVLGPEQVAEFETARPLPEVYTLGAEVMYEAVYDGRGVLESVRRFADPALILRCRQFIVDLYGRGEPLESYFAREVAELPAPPGQRA; translated from the coding sequence ATGCCTGACCTCCTTGCCGGCGAAACCGGCGAGCGGATGGAACTCGACGTCTACTACGCCGAATTCGGCGAGCTCTTCTGGAGGATCTCCGACCTCGGGTTCTGGAAACTGGAGCGCGGGCAGACGTTCCGGGAGCCGGGATACGACAGTTGGGAGGCGTTCGCCGCAGGTGACTGGGCGCGGTCGATGCGCATTCTGGAGGCGGGTCGCGCCGACATGGCGGCCTACCACCGCAGGGCCGCCGAGCGCGGTTTCACCGCGAACCGGGTGCGCGTCGTCGAGGAGCCGATCAGCCCCTACCTCCAGTGGGAGCTCCACGCGCTCCGCATCCGTGACCAGAGCGGCGGCCCGGTCCGGGTCCTCGGACCGGAGCAGGTGGCCGAGTTCGAGACGGCGCGGCCGCTGCCCGAGGTCTACACCCTGGGGGCCGAGGTGATGTACGAGGCGGTGTACGACGGGCGCGGCGTCCTCGAATCGGTCCGGCGGTTCGCCGACCCGGCACTGATCCTGCGGTGCCGCCAGTTCATCGTGGACCTCTACGGCCGCGGCGAGCCGCTGGAGAGCTACTTCGCCCGCGAGGTGGCCGAGTTGCCCGCTCCTCCCGGGCAGCGGGCATGA
- a CDS encoding ATP-binding protein: protein MGGAEPPELPLPTASFHGNEVSGFTTARNVLQAHDIHGGVHLHQPPGEPAFAVTPRQLPSTPANFVNRSSEIGRLDVIVAAATPAADPAADPDTNAHAHRGESPSPVVVLTGTPGVGKTSLALHWAHGVCDRFPAGALYVNLRGHDTSLPMPPEQVLVRFLHALGVPAGAVPPELEDRAALYRSVTADRRLLVVLDNAATATQVRPLLPGASGSLTLVTSRNSLPGLVAREGAHRLDLPRFPNEEAVRLLRTVTAAHRAADLPEDLAELARLCAGLPLALRIAAERAAGRPLMVLGELIADLKDRSALWDVLTAESEEETDAMHGVFTWSYRALPPPAARQFRLLGLLPSAEFGLPAAAAVAGSTVAQARRRLDLLVGAHLVEQRAAGRYQLHDLLRAYAVDTVQRTESAQDRRDAERRALAWYLHTADNAQSVLAPFDRYPLDLAVPPEVVPLAFEDHGAAFQWYREEADNLVAATRAAADCGADDLAWRLCAMLRAVHMHQNAFEDWVTTARIGIEAAVRDGSRAGQAEAHESLGKAYFQARRLDEAESSHRVALEIRQAIGDRFGEAVSLNALGLLGLRRRRLAEARGWFEAGAAVFRELGDRRWVALALSNLAETLCELGEPAPAAAALDEALAVFRTLGDRSGEGNALFFRSWALRELGELTRALDSITAALVIADQERNSVWRAHWLAEAAQAERAAGRAEEALRSAEEAAGIQRRLGDRSRAATALDRAGEACRDLGRTELAIRLHQEAAELHRECGDAWQLSGALDNLARALRQTGEHDAARSHWREALSLLTRFEDSRATARDRQIRRELTDPQNLTDPPDLTDPQGPTDPRNRPPEPTP, encoded by the coding sequence ATGGGCGGCGCAGAGCCGCCCGAACTCCCGCTCCCCACGGCCTCCTTCCACGGGAACGAGGTGTCGGGCTTCACCACCGCCCGGAACGTGCTCCAGGCGCACGACATCCACGGTGGCGTGCACCTGCACCAGCCGCCTGGCGAACCGGCGTTCGCCGTGACGCCCCGACAGTTGCCGTCGACTCCGGCGAACTTCGTCAACCGGAGCAGCGAGATCGGGCGGCTCGACGTCATCGTCGCGGCTGCGACCCCGGCCGCCGACCCGGCCGCCGACCCGGACACGAACGCGCACGCGCACCGCGGCGAGTCCCCGTCGCCCGTGGTCGTGCTCACGGGCACGCCCGGTGTGGGAAAGACCTCCCTGGCGCTGCACTGGGCCCACGGCGTGTGCGACCGCTTCCCGGCCGGCGCCCTGTACGTCAACCTCCGCGGCCACGACACGAGTCTGCCGATGCCCCCGGAGCAGGTCCTGGTCCGCTTCCTGCACGCCCTCGGGGTCCCCGCCGGTGCGGTGCCGCCCGAACTGGAGGACCGGGCCGCGCTCTACCGCTCGGTCACCGCCGACCGCCGGCTGCTGGTGGTGCTCGACAACGCCGCGACCGCCACGCAGGTCCGGCCGCTGCTGCCCGGCGCGTCGGGCTCGCTGACCCTGGTCACCAGCCGCAACAGCCTGCCCGGCCTGGTGGCCCGGGAGGGCGCGCACCGCCTCGACCTGCCCAGGTTCCCGAACGAGGAGGCCGTCCGGCTGCTCCGCACCGTCACCGCGGCCCACCGGGCGGCGGACCTGCCCGAGGACCTGGCCGAACTGGCCCGGCTCTGCGCCGGCCTGCCACTGGCCCTGCGGATCGCCGCCGAACGCGCCGCCGGCCGCCCGCTGATGGTGCTGGGGGAGCTGATCGCCGATCTGAAGGACCGCTCGGCGCTCTGGGACGTGCTGACCGCGGAGAGCGAAGAGGAGACGGACGCGATGCACGGTGTCTTCACCTGGTCCTACCGGGCGCTGCCGCCGCCGGCGGCCCGGCAGTTCCGACTCCTCGGACTGCTCCCGAGTGCCGAGTTCGGCCTGCCGGCAGCGGCGGCGGTAGCGGGCAGCACCGTGGCGCAGGCGCGCCGCCGGCTCGATCTCCTGGTCGGGGCCCACTTGGTGGAGCAGCGCGCCGCCGGCCGCTACCAACTGCACGACCTGCTGCGCGCGTACGCGGTCGACACGGTGCAGCGGACCGAGTCCGCGCAGGACCGCCGGGACGCCGAACGGCGTGCCCTGGCCTGGTACCTGCACACGGCGGACAACGCGCAGTCCGTGCTCGCCCCCTTCGACCGCTACCCGCTCGACCTCGCGGTGCCGCCGGAGGTCGTCCCGCTGGCCTTCGAGGACCACGGCGCGGCGTTCCAGTGGTACCGGGAGGAGGCGGACAACCTGGTCGCGGCCACCCGGGCCGCCGCGGACTGCGGGGCCGACGACCTGGCCTGGCGCCTGTGCGCCATGCTCCGGGCCGTCCACATGCACCAGAACGCCTTCGAGGACTGGGTGACCACGGCACGGATCGGCATCGAGGCCGCGGTGCGGGACGGCAGCCGGGCCGGTCAGGCGGAGGCCCACGAGAGCCTCGGCAAGGCGTACTTCCAGGCGCGCCGGCTCGACGAGGCCGAGTCCAGCCACCGCGTCGCGCTGGAGATCAGGCAGGCGATCGGCGACCGCTTCGGCGAGGCGGTCTCGCTGAACGCCCTGGGGCTGCTGGGCCTGCGGCGCAGGCGACTGGCGGAGGCCAGGGGCTGGTTCGAGGCCGGCGCGGCCGTCTTCCGCGAACTCGGCGACCGCCGGTGGGTGGCGCTCGCCCTGTCGAACCTCGCGGAGACGCTCTGCGAACTCGGCGAGCCGGCCCCGGCCGCCGCAGCCCTGGACGAGGCGCTGGCCGTCTTCCGCACGCTGGGAGACCGCAGCGGCGAGGGGAACGCGCTGTTCTTCCGCAGCTGGGCGCTGCGCGAACTCGGCGAGCTCACCCGGGCGCTCGACTCGATCACCGCCGCTCTCGTCATCGCCGACCAGGAACGGAACAGCGTCTGGCGGGCCCACTGGCTGGCCGAGGCGGCGCAGGCCGAGCGGGCAGCCGGCCGGGCCGAGGAGGCACTGCGGTCGGCCGAGGAGGCCGCCGGGATCCAGCGGCGACTGGGCGACCGGAGCCGTGCGGCGACCGCCCTGGACCGGGCCGGCGAGGCCTGCCGCGACCTCGGACGGACCGAACTGGCGATCCGGCTGCACCAGGAGGCAGCCGAGCTGCACCGCGAGTGCGGGGACGCCTGGCAGCTGTCCGGCGCACTCGACAACCTGGCCCGAGCTCTCCGGCAGACGGGCGAGCACGATGCCGCCCGCTCGCACTGGCGGGAGGCGCTCTCACTGCTCACGCGCTTCGAGGACTCGCGGGCGACCGCGCGCGATCGGCAGATCAGGCGGGAACTGACGGATCCTCAAAATCTGACGGATCCTCCAGACCTGACGGATCCTCAAGGCCCGACGGACCCTCGGAACCGCCCACCGGAACCGACTCCGTGA
- a CDS encoding methionyl-tRNA formyltransferase, whose protein sequence is MADQLRLGIASFGPREFQSLHDTCLREGHRPVVHVYCRSMRPNSASDDYAPAAVGSLVEHLPAGVDLLLPGSAAGLGRSLAGYDLDLLVVYGFSWRLPPEVLAVPRLGVINIHCSLLPAYRGPAPVLWAIRNGDAELGVTVHRMDEGFDTGPVLAQRGAIPLDDRVTPQSLWPHLGPVIQDLLAVALERVLADHPGEPQDGSRASHAGLMEPEFTVVDRTRTAREVHNQVRTFRFMGPGLGPTVRVRDQVLRVLRTRLDPAEGLRLECADGPVWITESVPVGGSEGPSGLEDPSGLEDPSDFEDPSVPA, encoded by the coding sequence ATGGCCGATCAACTCCGGCTGGGCATCGCCTCCTTCGGACCGCGCGAGTTCCAGTCGCTGCACGACACCTGCCTGCGCGAGGGACATCGACCGGTGGTCCACGTCTACTGCCGGTCGATGCGGCCGAACAGCGCCTCGGACGACTACGCTCCGGCCGCGGTCGGCTCACTCGTCGAGCACCTGCCCGCCGGGGTCGACCTGCTGCTCCCCGGCAGCGCCGCGGGGCTGGGCCGCTCCCTGGCCGGGTACGACCTCGACCTGCTGGTCGTCTACGGCTTCTCCTGGCGGCTGCCGCCCGAGGTGCTCGCGGTCCCGCGCCTGGGCGTCATCAACATCCACTGCTCGCTGCTCCCCGCGTACCGCGGGCCGGCCCCGGTGCTCTGGGCGATCCGCAACGGCGATGCCGAACTCGGCGTCACCGTGCACCGGATGGACGAAGGCTTCGACACCGGCCCGGTACTGGCCCAGCGTGGCGCGATCCCGCTCGACGACCGGGTCACCCCGCAGAGCCTCTGGCCGCACCTGGGCCCGGTCATCCAGGATCTCCTCGCGGTCGCCCTGGAGCGCGTGCTGGCCGACCACCCGGGAGAGCCGCAGGACGGTTCCCGCGCCAGCCACGCGGGCCTGATGGAGCCCGAGTTCACGGTCGTCGACCGGACGAGGACGGCGCGGGAGGTCCACAACCAGGTGCGCACCTTCCGGTTCATGGGGCCGGGCCTCGGCCCCACCGTCCGCGTCCGGGACCAGGTGTTGCGGGTGCTGCGGACCCGGCTCGATCCGGCCGAGGGGCTCCGGCTGGAGTGCGCCGACGGCCCGGTCTGGATCACGGAGTCGGTTCCGGTGGGCGGTTCCGAGGGTCCGTCGGGCCTTGAGGATCCGTCAGGTCTGGAGGATCCGTCAGATTTTGAGGATCCGTCAGTTCCCGCCTGA